The DNA window GGGAACAACTATGCCTGCCCCTTACAGCTATGACCTGCGGCAAAAAGCGATTGAAGCTTTTCAGAGTGGAGAAGGCAAAAGCGACGTCTGTCGCATGTTTAATATCAGTCGCAACACCCTAGACCTGTGGCTGAAGCGGCGAGAGGAAACAGGGGATTATCAAGCCATTA is part of the Trichocoleus sp. FACHB-46 genome and encodes:
- a CDS encoding helix-turn-helix domain-containing protein — encoded protein: MPAPYSYDLRQKAIEAFQSGEGKSDVCRMFNISRNTLDLWLKRREETGDYQAI